The Arachis hypogaea cultivar Tifrunner chromosome 14, arahy.Tifrunner.gnm2.J5K5, whole genome shotgun sequence DNA window CAAAATTATCTCTTTATTTTTTacttaatgattaaaaaaatattttagttaacaTGTGTCTTAAATATACCAagagtaaaagattttaaatattttttaataaatacaaaataaatacattgaaaacttcaattttttgtatttttaataaaaaaaatattaagatatGTCTTTTAGAATTAGGACACAAAATAGCAAAATGCTTTTAAAAAATTAGCAAATGCAACACTATAAATAgagattatattatatataatggtaTTATTCAAGTGAAATCTATgagtaatataaaattatgatatgaAGATACTTATATTAGAGTAATAGATAGTAGAGATATATACTATTTCGATAgtgctctttttctttcttatattattgttgagagagaatTATATAGAAGTTATGTTATATTGTTGTTAAAGTGTTTATGTGAATGAGTGATCCGGGTGAATGAATTGTAGAATTTTTACTTAAATTACCAATGGATGTTGGTATTCTACCACTAAATTTGTGTCAAAGATAACCAACTGGTTAACGAGTGACCTTGATTGAAAATCAGGAATCAAACCGTTAAGGTTTTGGTTGTTAGCCAAAACCAAACTTCTCAAGTTTGGAAGTTAGAATATTCCAACTGGAAATTCACCATACAGATCACAATGGGAAAGATCGAGATTTTGCAGATATGTGAGGTTTGTGAGTACATTAGGCACAGATGATTAAATTTTTACACAACTAAGATGAAGTTCTTCAAACCTAATTGTATTTTGAGTTAAACTTCTTAGAGTGGATATGCTGAGTTGCAACTAAAGAGGATATGACACAGTATTGAGATATCTTAGTTGTGAAAAGTTACCTATCATGGTTGGAATTTGAGAGTGGTTGAAGTTATTGTCAGAAAGATCAAGGCTTTGAAGGTGTACAAGAGAAAACAGACTGCTGTTAGCATCTATTGATCCATACAGCTGGCTGCTACTGAGATTAATGCCAATCACATGACCGGTGAGCTCGTGGCATTCGATGCCATCCCAAGAGCAGCAATCTATGCTTGGCATCCAAGAAACAGTTTTGGGATAGCTGACCTGATTGTAAGAAGCAGACTTAGTAATCACAAAACTTTCCTTAAACTGCAACAAGGCATTGCTTTCAGTTCCGTGACATTGGTGAGCCTTTACGATAGTGGACGATGAGAAGAgcagtgaaaaaagaaaaagaaaaagtgttgGAAAAACAAGAGACCATAAAAATCCCATGGTATCTTAGTAGGTTTAGTGCAATGCAAATATTGAGATGACAAGTTTGGCACACACCAATTGGCTTTTATAGAGAAACAACACTCCCCCGAATGGTAAAGATTAACTTGATTTACTGCTAGTTGACTCATTTTAATCCAATTTGAATGAATGCGATTTCCATCATGCATTTAACATCAGTCAAAACCCAGTATAAGGGAGCTAAGTCTCTCTTACATACGTCGCAGTCAACAATAAATGGATTCAAAGGTGTGTCTAAATTTCTCTTATATACTTAATAGCTCTGACATTGTCTTCTCTTCTACGTTCACCATTATGGCTTGGTTCGTAGTACCAATAGCTAATACTTAATTACTTTGACATTGTCTTCTCTTCTACGTTCACCATTATGGCTTGGTTGGAGTACTAATGGTTAATAGTTACTATGACATTGTCTTCTCTTCTACGTTCTCTGTTATGGCTTGGTTCGTAGTACTAATCCATTATCTATTTATAAACCCGGTGGACGCACTCCATGATCCTCATTAAattcttccaaaaaaaaaattatgcattttGAAAGCTTCTTCTAAGTAATAGTCCTGCATGATATTGGCAAATTGAAGCCTCAAACTTGACCttgaaataacaagagaaatcaTGAGAATTCCAATACTCAAATCAATCTAAACTAACACTAAAAAtctaaggtaaaaaaaaaaacaaaacaaacaaaaaaattaagttaGGATAATATCCAAACAGGAGAACAAAAAAATTTCACATCTGTTAACAATCTTTTGAAAGTCCCGTCTTCCAAATTGAAGATGCCAACGTCATGATGCGTAGCAAAGTCTGATGAGTGAACCAAACGCATGTTATCTGTAAAGTAGATttgatttcctttgcaatttaaaAAATTGCTCGACAAAATCTGAACAGAAGAATTGAGTCCAATTACTAGTATGTAATTTCCCAAATCATATATTCTTGACCatgctttttcatttttcttcaattcaTAGACATAGAATTTGACGGTCTCCGCAAAATACTTTTTATTCCCCAGGTAACGATGTCTTATATGTCTTATCAACATCAATAAACTTCCATTATCACATCCAATTAGATAGTAACACTTGAAGCTTCCGAAGACAATATCCGATGGAGGTGGTGTGGCTTCATAAATTCTTCCCACTGGTCCTGATTTATTTTTGGTATCAAATTCGTATAGTTGGCCTTCGTAATCTACTGCATATATTTTCTCTTGAAAAAATATGACATCGCAAATGTCGGTGTATCTTGTTGAAAATCTATGCCATCTCTTGTCATTAGgcttgtaaaaagccaaactacaaaGACCTCCATATATGACCACAGCTATAAAATCATTGTTATTATCGTTGGTAGGAGTTGAATTTATAATAGCCTTCCAAATTTGGGTCTTATGCATACGAACGGTATTTCGAGTGATAATTTGGCCCCCAAAATAAATAGTACATTCATCCCCGTTAATATCAATTACATTGGGGAGAGTTGAAATTGGAGGAAGTTCGAAATGAATCTTTGTAAAAGGATTTAACATTCTTATCGTACCTTC harbors:
- the LOC140178718 gene encoding F-box protein SKIP23-like, whose translation is MGEVDRWTNIYQDLLNEITKRFHSYDNDYLQLRLVCKPWNMKLPKIPNGNKVPWLLLPIGGGGGAAAKESCEEFQSREEEDIYHIMQLPTIEEEIPDTGGLEEEGIYHLILPELQDNNICGSCHGWLIIVMVYEGTIRMLNPFTKIHFELPPISTLPNVIDINGDECTIYFGGQIITRNTVRMHKTQIWKAIINSTPTNDNNNDFIAVVIYGGLCSLAFYKPNDKRWHRFSTRYTDICDVIFFQEKIYAVDYEGQLYEFDTKNKSGPVGRIYEATPPPSDIVFGSFKCYYLIGCDNGSLLMLIRHIRHRYLGNKKYFAETVKFYVYELKKNEKAWSRIYDLGNYILVIGLNSSVQILSSNFLNCKGNQIYFTDNMRLVHSSDFATHHDVGIFNLEDGTFKRLLTDVKFFCSPVWILS